The sequence gggccgccggccgcgagaaagaaaaggaggggacgCCGAccgtgaggaagggagggccgccggccgcgaggaagaggaggagattCGCCGGCCACGAGGAAGAGGAGTTTGCGGCGGTGAGGAAgtggaggagccgaggaggaggccgcgtcGGCGAGGAAGTGGAGGAGGTTGCGACCGCGGGGAAGGAGAGGATGGATGCAGGGGATGGGCGCCGCGGCTTGCCGGCGGATGGCGCGAGGCTTGCCGCAGAGGGAggtaggggaggggcggcgcggctcctcGTTCGCCCTGCAGCCTTCATCTCCTCCCGCACAGGGAGGAAGATGGAGGAGCCGCGCGGCTCGCCGATGGAGggaggcaggggaggggcggtgtaGACCTGGGATGCCGGAGTGGGAGGCAGCCGTGTTGCGGGGGTGGCGCCCGCGGCCTGCCggggagggcgccggcggcgtggcacaGGAGCTCAGgggagaggagcggcgcggagggagcaagagGCCGGGTCGCTCAATGCAGCGCAATACGGAGGCCAAGAGGTCCGAATTgcgggaggtggtggagcggtACCCAGAATACCGCTTGGCATTGGGTTCAGTTTCCAATTCCAATTCCGAAATCATCCAAACAGCTGGCATTGAGTGTATCCAATGCCAATTCCGTATTCCAGGCTTCAATGCATACATCCAAACGGGGCCTAAGTGTTTTGTGTTCTTGCTGACGGTCTCAGGGTCCAGTGGTGGCAGCTGCTGCTGAGGTAAAGATTTGAGCTTTGAGGTGCTGCGGGGGGCGGAGCGAGGATGGCATTCGCGGTCACCGACGAGCTGCTGGGCACGTTCGTGCCGATTGCGGTGTACTGGCTCTACTCGGGGCTGTACATCGTGCTTGACGGGCTGGGCATGGACGACTACCGGCTCCACCCCAAGGGGGAGGAGGTCAAGAACATTGTTTCCAAGTGGACAGTCGTCAGGGGCGTCCTCGTCCAGCAGGCGTTCCAAATTGCCGTCTCGCTACTCCTCTTCACGGTAATGCCTCTTTACAGCATCAAATTACCAAGAAAAGCTTGTATATTTGGTATTGAACTCTTCAAATGTGTCATTACTATTTACTAGGAGAACTACTACTATTTGTTAGTTGTTTTTTCTCTCCAAATGTTTGGTTTGGTAATGTGATCCCGTAGTTAAGCATGCAAATGTGGATCAGAGCGCAGTGGAATTTTGATTGATATCCTTTTCTTAAGAATTTGATGGTTTTTATCGATGCCTTGGTATTGGTAATTGATGAACATAAAAATCAGTTGGTTCAGGAATTGGTCAGAAGCCAGTAGCAATTAGACCCACTGTTTGTGTTTTATGAATAAAGATAACTGAATCTTTGTGGTTAATCAAAGACCTGAATTGTCGATTGTTGTTTTAGTCTGTTGAACAAGTCTCAAGCTTAATAATTGTTAAGTAAACAGAAGTAGCTTTGCTATTTGCATGTTAGGGTAGTTTCACAAGGGAACTTGACTGTAGCAAAAATAAACTGAATTCTGAAGGCAGGCAAGTTAGGATCGAGTTTGAATTAGCTCATTGGGTTACCAATATGACAGAAAAAGATTCTCTTTCTACACTTGACCAACACTGGCTCAACATGGCACATGCTGCTTCTGGAGTTGACTTTGAAATTTTATCTGTGACAACTGGATTTACAACCATGTAATTTCCTGGAACTGCAGGTTCTTGGTGATGAGAGTGGAACTGTGAGGAAGCAACCTTCCACGCTGGTAATAGCTTTGCAATTCATCATTGCTATGTTCGTTATGGACACATGGCAATACTTCATGCACAGATACATGCACATTAACAAATTTCTGTACAAGCACGTCCACTCGAAGCATCATACTCTTGTTGTCCCATATGCCTTTGGAGCTCTCTACAACCACCCCCTGGAGGGACTTATCCTGGACACCATTGGGGGTGCGCTCTCATTCCTCATCTCTGGCATGTCCCCAAGGACGGGCATATTCTTCTTCTCTTTTGCGACCATCAAGACCGTCGATGACCACTGCGGCCTGTGGCTCCCCGGGAACATCCTCCATGTCTTCTTCAGCAACAACAGCGCTTACCATGACATCCACCACCAGCTCTATGGCAACAAGTACAACTTCTCGCAGCCCTTCTTCGTCATGTGGGATAAGATCCTCGGAACATACATGCCTTACACCCTCGAGACCCGCAAGGGAGGCGGGTACGAGGCGCGCCCGGTCAAGCTCAGCCAAGCACAGCAGACCAAGGCTGATTAAGCTGTGCGGCTTCTCCTGTTTTCTCCTACTTGCTctaatctttttttctttttctgactGCAATTGTGTTGTAGTCTTGTAGAAGTATTTTCCGTCCATATAGTAAAATCCTTTAGGCAGATGCCATCTTGTACCAAGATATAGCAAATAAAACATCGTGTTAAAGGAAATCCACTCAGGCTTGTTTCCCTCCGGATTGTGTCTCTGAATCAGCTGATGTTGGCAGGGGATGTATGCAACAGTGAGCTGGCGTTCACACTCTGAATAATTTCCTTTGGTGCGCTGGACATTGTCTCTGTTGTCAGCCATGCTGATGCTTTTGCGATTTTAGAATTTGAAAGGGAGCAGTGAGCTGTGCTTATGGCCCAGGCTGTCGACTGGGTAGTGCCAGCCTGAAAAAACGTGATCGTGGCTGTTGCCCGGCATCTGGAAACCATGAGCTgagagcccgtttagttaccaaaaattttcacccaaaattttttgtctcacctttagacacatgcatagagtattaaatatatttaaaaaataaaactaattgcacagtttagatgtatacgatgagacgaatcttttgagcctaattagtgcatgattagttatAAGTACTACAATAATctacatgtgctaatgatgcggtcaaaggcctcaaaaaattcgtctcgtagtttccAAGCGAGTTTtcaaattagttttttaattagtgcccgAAAATCTCTTCCGATATCTGgtcaaacatttgatgtgacatttgtaccaaaaattttcatcacCTAAACACAGTGATGAGCTCCAAACAGCATTGCCCACAGGAGAATCTTCAGTGCAGCTGGAATGCTCCGTAGCTGTGGTGTGGGCTTATATCTGGGTTACCGGCGAGGGTCGATCTTCctaccatttttttttgttttttagtattttttGTCATTTTGACAACAATTTTTCAGAGaaattttttaagaaaaatattttagagAGAGAAGGCAAAACTTtaatgagaaaaaaattgaaagcgagtttgaaaaaaaattgagaaaaaaaaactaaaagagAAAACTTTTGCATCCAAATCGAAActaaaaaattttggaaaaaagTTCAGTATGAAACTTTTGAatccaagaaaaaaaacaatgctGCCTcggggagctcgccgccgccgccgccgccgcgcctcccgggaagctcgccgccgcccccaccgtgCTATGGGTGGAGCTTCCCCAGTCTGAGATGTCGTCGCCCCCAGCAAGTCTGACGCTGCGTCTCCCCGCTGCCGGCCCACCGAGCTGGGCGTGGAGCTCGCGGAGCTCCCCCAGCCGGAGTCGAATccagagaaagagaagagagacGAAGAGGGGAATGGAATGGAGAGAGACGCCGGCCGGGAGGAGATAATCACGTGTGTGTCAGGCCCCACCGCGTGGTTGGTCGACCGTGAGTTGGCCTAGTTGCGGGCGACAGTAAAACCTGGGCTTATATCTGAAGAATTGCAGAGCATATTTATTTGATTGAAATGGACCTGCAGCTCGTGTCCATCGTGAAGTAGAGGATAATATTATAGGAAATATATATATGAgtataatataatattttggcatCATTTGATTCTTAAGTAgctgtcacatcaaatattcgGATGTCAATTCGAAAACTCGGATgccaatttaatataaaattaattgaATAAGTTGCAATTAGGGTTCTAGACGATCTAGTAAGTATAACTAATACACGATTAGCGAATGACTACTGtagtaattagtgatcaaattagaaattaattatacttaatagattcgtctcgtgattaaatcacgacttatgaaattaattttataataaatctatgtttaatactatTAGTTAGTATTTAAATATGTGATGTGACGAATTTATGACTTAAACTGAAACAACCCATTATCATCGGCCAGAGTGCGGCCTGCCCATCCCGATCTGTCGGCTTGCCTGGCTGCGAAGGGCGAACTCCGGCCATCGCCGCCACGGGACGGACGACGGAGAGCtcgtggcggcgcggccggcgtaAACGCATCTTCTCTTTCCGGGCCACGATGGGCTGGCCCAGCCTTTCCTTCGCTCGTGAAGCCCAACTCCGAATTGAGGACGGGAACATCACTTGGGCCTGCTCTTTCGCTGCTGCCTGGGCACGACTATCATCATCGTTAATTCGCACGCTGCACCATCTGATGACAAGTCTCTTCCCCAGCTTTCTCCTCGCTACAGTTCTCCGGAGGCGAAAAGCAGGCGgaccggcgcccggcggcgagTCCGGCGTTCTTCCTCGCCTCTGTCGGCCTCTGCGCCGGTGGAGGGTGGGGGAGCGTTTGGATTCGTGGTCAGGTACGTGTATAGTGTTTTTTTGTCTTCTATAGTTAGTATAGGTCTCGTACCTCCTCTTCCTCGCCGGAGTTGATGACGGGGGCGCAgcatggcgcggcgcggcgcggcgtcggccgTGGGTGTCCCGgattaatctcaaaaaaaaaaatcaattcggAGATCTCAACAAGATTCACGGACGGAATCCAACTCCAACTCTGCACTGTACATCTGCACGTGgtcccacctctctctctctgctcagCGCTGTCGACAGCACAGCGCTGCCGGGCCCGGGCATCGGTGAGGGAGGTCGTCGGCACGCGGCCATCTggctcgagcgccgccgccccgtcctgTCTCTTGGCCGACGCCGGGCGCCGACGTGCGCGCCTCCATCTCGCCACCGTATCAGGAGGCCACAATGGAGTCGGGGTGTTCAAATCTTCAGTTTCGTCAGACATCGGCATCGAGGGTGGGTATACAGCTGAGCAGGTCGGCCGCTTAGCCACCATCTCGTCGATTCCGCTTCTCACCGTCGATTCTTCATCCGACGGCGACCACATCCAGCGCCGAGGTCGCGTTCCTTTTTCTGCTTTTCTGAACTCATAAACGGTGCCATTCATCAGTAAACTGCTTCATTAATGTCATATAATCGATCAGCAAACGCCAGGTATGATCTGTTTGGTAGCATTGGTTTGGCAAGAAGGGAGAGTAGTATCAGGTGACTTCGTCTATATGGTACTTGTTGGGTACTAATTCTTCGATGCCATGAAGAAATTCCAAAGTCTGATCTTAACTGGTTGTACCTAGCAATAGCCTTGCTGAAGGCATTGTTTAGATTCCGAAGAATTGCTCTCTAGAATGAAAACCTATGATCTGGCCTTAATTGATTGGG comes from Panicum virgatum strain AP13 chromosome 4K, P.virgatum_v5, whole genome shotgun sequence and encodes:
- the LOC120703086 gene encoding sphinganine C4-monooxygenase 1-like, with the protein product MAFAVTDELLGTFVPIAVYWLYSGLYIVLDGLGMDDYRLHPKGEEVKNIVSKWTVVRGVLVQQAFQIAVSLLLFTVLGDESGTVRKQPSTLVIALQFIIAMFVMDTWQYFMHRYMHINKFLYKHVHSKHHTLVVPYAFGALYNHPLEGLILDTIGGALSFLISGMSPRTGIFFFSFATIKTVDDHCGLWLPGNILHVFFSNNSAYHDIHHQLYGNKYNFSQPFFVMWDKILGTYMPYTLETRKGGGYEARPVKLSQAQQTKAD